Genomic window (Arachis hypogaea cultivar Tifrunner chromosome 13, arahy.Tifrunner.gnm2.J5K5, whole genome shotgun sequence):
tagtaaatcctattccggtacgattgagaacctgcagatgattagccgtgcgatgacagcgcatttggacccttttcactggaaggatggatggtagccattgacaacggtgatccaccaacacacagcttgccataggaggacatgcgtgcgtgaatcagaaacagaggaaagcagaattttagaagacaaagcatctccaatactccaacatattctccatcattgcatacaagtataatttgtgttatgtccttttattccttgcaatcaaatttgataagtgaattattttattgttttcctgactaagagttacaagataaccatagattgcttcaagccaacaatctccgtgggatcgacccttactcacgtaaggtattacttggacgacccagtgcacttgctggttagttatgcgaatttgtgaagaattgtgatttccaatttcgtgcaccagatatCAATCCAACCAAGCTTGCTTGGTCATTGGTTGTGGGGGTTGCTCGATTGTATGAGTTTCCCAGTAAGTGGAACAATAATGAGGTGTTTAGCTTGGAGTTGGTTTTGCAGGATGAGAAGGTATTTGCATGGTTGATACTTATACCTTTTAGCTTCTTCTTAAATGCGTACTAATAAGTTATGTTCATGTTGTTTTTATCCAACTTACAGGGTGATAGAATTCATGCAACCGTTTGCAAGCCTAGGCTAGAATTGTTCAGGAACAAGATAAAAGAGCATGTTGTTTATAGTATACAAAATTTTATTGTCAAGCTTAACAATGGGAAGGTTAAGACAACTCCTCACAAGTACAAGCTTAACTTTTATACAAAGACTGTAGTGGCAGTCCTACCCATTGAGACTTTTTCTTTTAACCCATTTGAGTTTCGTCCATTTCATGAACTTGAGAAAAATGGTTCAACCGACGGAAATCTATTATTTGGTAAGtttaattaaaatagttttttgtGTCTTCCTATGATCGTGAAGGTTTTTATACCTTTAGATTTAAATCTATGTATTGTGCAATGAAGATTACATAGGAGATGTTGTTGGAAAGGATGAGATCAAGGGGCTGATTACACGCATTGGTGATGAAACCAAGCGTATTACATTTCAATTGGAAGATCTAGAGCaatgtttattgctttgaatgtgTGTTAGCTGTGAATTTAGAATGAGTTTCCAATCATTTAACTTAGGCTTATCTTGGGTATTAACTGTGGTCAtacacaaaagaaaaagaaaaaatgcaatcATTATTGGCGCCATTGGATTTGGGTAGACAAGCCTCAGGTCATATATGGTTCTGTTGTTACAAAATAGAAACAGAATGCAGGGGAA
Coding sequences:
- the LOC140177725 gene encoding uncharacterized protein translates to MNGWRNRDCQNDAGSGCARRVDAEEAVAVKEGCDINPTKLAWSLVVGVARLYEFPSKWNNNEVFSLELVLQDEKGDRIHATVCKPRLELFRNKIKEHVVYSIQNFIVKLNNGKVKTTPHKYKLNFYTKTVVAVLPIETFSFNPFEFRPFHELEKNGSTDGNLLFDYIGDVVGKDEIKGLITRIGDETKRITFQLEDLEQYCQRILFRVHNE